One stretch of Ornithinimicrobium ciconiae DNA includes these proteins:
- a CDS encoding IMPACT family protein, which yields MSRTAYRTVRGPVTATIEERRSVFECWLRRVDSEEAARAVVEEARTTHWDARHHCSAWVLGPEGDLTRSNDDGEPSGTAGIPMLEALSHSGFSDVVAVVTRWFGGTLLGTGGLVRAYGDAVRTALAEAVPQARELRQLGSLAVGHADAGRVEHELRAGGVLVTDADYGEFVTLHLAVPVGERAAVTEEVARLTGGGAEFVLGETEWVDRT from the coding sequence ATGTCGCGCACCGCCTACCGCACCGTCCGGGGGCCGGTCACCGCCACGATCGAGGAGCGTCGCTCGGTCTTTGAGTGCTGGTTGCGGCGGGTGGACTCCGAGGAGGCCGCGCGGGCTGTGGTGGAGGAAGCCCGCACCACGCACTGGGACGCCCGTCACCACTGCTCGGCCTGGGTGCTGGGCCCGGAGGGGGATCTGACCCGCTCCAACGATGACGGGGAGCCGTCGGGCACGGCCGGGATCCCGATGCTGGAGGCCCTCTCTCACAGCGGCTTCAGCGACGTCGTGGCCGTGGTCACCCGCTGGTTCGGCGGGACCCTGCTGGGCACGGGCGGTCTGGTCCGCGCCTATGGCGATGCGGTCCGCACCGCCCTGGCGGAGGCGGTGCCGCAGGCCCGGGAGCTGCGCCAGCTCGGCAGCCTCGCGGTGGGTCACGCCGACGCCGGACGCGTCGAGCACGAGCTCCGGGCCGGTGGGGTGCTGGTGACCGACGCCGACTACGGGGAGTTCGTTACGCTGCACCTGGCGGTGCCGGTCGGGGAGCGGGCCGCGGTGACCGAGGAGGTGGCGCGCCTCACCGGCGGAGGGGCCGAGTTCGTCCTCGGCGAAACCGAGTGGGTCGACCGGACGTAA
- a CDS encoding copper resistance CopC family protein — translation MFTLTHRGRRPGGRAVLGTLLLSLWLTLLAIPASAHDSLSGSSPADGEVLTEVPSALELTYTGDISDLGVQFMVTGPDDRDVVLGTPEVDGNTVTQELVEELADGDYEVAWRVTSSDGHPISGTYVFTIEASTAAEDPAQTDPPAETGTETDSATPTETPTDATAPPAPADDATQTTAPAATSAPDAGAETVSDAAASTPSESSSGIPAWGWLVAGLAAVGLVACGFLAFRRN, via the coding sequence GTGTTCACCCTCACTCACCGAGGGCGACGACCTGGGGGTCGAGCCGTTCTCGGCACGCTCCTGCTCTCCCTGTGGTTGACGCTCCTCGCCATTCCCGCCAGCGCCCACGACTCACTGAGCGGGAGCTCGCCCGCCGACGGCGAGGTGCTCACCGAGGTGCCGAGCGCCCTGGAGCTCACCTACACGGGTGACATCTCCGATCTCGGGGTGCAGTTCATGGTCACCGGACCGGATGACCGGGATGTGGTCCTGGGCACCCCCGAGGTCGACGGCAACACCGTGACCCAGGAGCTGGTCGAGGAGCTCGCTGACGGCGACTACGAGGTCGCCTGGCGGGTCACCTCCTCCGACGGCCACCCGATCTCGGGCACCTATGTCTTCACGATCGAGGCCAGCACGGCTGCGGAGGACCCGGCGCAGACGGACCCTCCCGCCGAGACAGGCACTGAGACCGACTCCGCGACGCCGACCGAGACTCCCACGGACGCGACTGCTCCCCCGGCTCCTGCCGACGATGCGACCCAGACCACCGCTCCCGCAGCGACTTCCGCCCCGGACGCTGGCGCCGAGACGGTCTCTGACGCGGCGGCCAGCACGCCGTCCGAGTCCTCCAGCGGCATCCCGGCGTGGGGCTGGCTGGTGGCTGGCCTGGCCGCGGTCGGCCTGGTGGCCTGCGGCTTCCTGGCGTTCCGACGCAACTGA
- a CDS encoding lysylphosphatidylglycerol synthase domain-containing protein — protein sequence MATAGRSWRSWARPARGVLSGALLIVLIAFVLPTVTGSDWRSTFETLSLVRLWHLAGLTALWLVGVWAYTYVMAACLPGLRKTQALGLYMVGSAVSNLLPVGGAVGVAVTWSMMRAYGHSHAAIGIYTVVTGLWNILARLALPIAGLGALLLAGSQLNDTFLAPALVGVVFAVLLLAVAVTALVHDGAGRWLSQITGRVGARLSELVRRPVPKDLGERLAALLATARDLLRTGRVPITVGMLAYLVLQGVLMAACFAVVGSDLGWAEVTAGYAIGRMLTTIILTPGGTGFTETGTAAVLVALGGDPTTTMAGVLLFSFFTFFCEIPGGAIAYPWHVRQTRPGRAWSMESEGDLSRDA from the coding sequence GTGGCGACAGCGGGGCGATCGTGGCGGTCCTGGGCCCGCCCGGCCAGAGGGGTGCTCTCCGGCGCCCTGCTGATCGTGCTCATCGCCTTCGTCCTGCCCACCGTCACGGGCTCGGACTGGCGCTCGACGTTCGAGACTCTCTCGCTCGTCCGGCTGTGGCACCTGGCTGGTCTGACCGCCCTGTGGTTGGTCGGGGTGTGGGCCTATACCTACGTGATGGCGGCCTGCCTCCCCGGTCTGCGCAAGACCCAGGCTCTCGGGCTCTATATGGTCGGCAGCGCGGTGTCCAATCTGTTGCCCGTGGGCGGCGCGGTGGGGGTCGCGGTGACCTGGAGCATGATGCGTGCCTACGGCCACTCGCACGCAGCGATCGGGATCTACACGGTGGTCACCGGACTGTGGAACATCCTGGCGCGCTTGGCTCTCCCCATCGCCGGCCTGGGTGCCCTCCTGCTGGCTGGTTCGCAGCTCAACGACACCTTCCTCGCTCCCGCACTCGTGGGGGTCGTGTTCGCCGTGCTGCTCCTGGCGGTCGCGGTCACGGCCCTGGTGCACGACGGCGCGGGCCGGTGGCTGAGCCAGATCACCGGACGGGTGGGTGCCCGGCTCAGCGAGCTCGTCCGCCGGCCGGTGCCGAAGGACCTCGGGGAGCGACTGGCCGCACTGCTCGCGACAGCGCGGGACCTGCTGCGGACCGGCCGGGTGCCGATTACCGTCGGCATGCTCGCCTACCTGGTGCTGCAGGGCGTGCTCATGGCAGCCTGCTTCGCCGTCGTCGGGAGCGACCTGGGGTGGGCCGAGGTGACCGCCGGCTACGCGATCGGGCGCATGCTGACCACGATCATCCTCACGCCGGGTGGCACCGGGTTCACCGAGACCGGGACAGCCGCGGTGCTGGTGGCGCTCGGCGGTGACCCGACCACCACCATGGCCGGAGTGCTGCTCTTCAGTTTCTTCACGTTCTTCTGTGAGATCCCCGGTGGGGCCATCGCCTATCCGTGGCACGTCCGGCAGACCCGACCGGGCCGGGCGTGGTCGATGGAATCCGAGGGCGACCTGAGCAGGGACGCGTGA
- a CDS encoding carboxylate--amine ligase, which produces MATVNPDPDFDVVLLGTDIGIYGLARAFHERYGIVSTVISRVIAGPIKNSRIIDTIDIGEDSGRPETLAALEREGKKRKAAGRTTLLLSNADTFSRMLSDQAEWLRQWYVVPAVEGTVLDMVADKVEFAKVCEELDIPTPRTLVQDFSGADAAGWEPAAFDLDFPVVAKPAVGAAYEGLKFEGKQKIYKVDTPQELREIFGRVRGAGFRDRFVVQELIPGDDTAMRSITVYMDSSGEATLLATAQVLLQEHQPLAIGNPAAMVTTPFPELMNQAERFLKHVGYRGFANFDVKLDPRDGVMKFFEMNPRIGRNNYYVTAAGANVAEFITTDLIEKQSHDQVVVRNEVLYSVLPQPLLRRYLSGDAKSLHKRISAKGVHHPLVYPDSLWRKGYVLAAKANFVKKYAKYYPKPTDSGF; this is translated from the coding sequence ATGGCCACCGTGAACCCCGACCCGGACTTCGACGTCGTCCTGCTCGGCACCGACATCGGCATCTACGGTCTGGCACGGGCCTTCCACGAGCGCTACGGCATCGTGAGCACGGTCATCTCCCGGGTGATCGCCGGGCCGATCAAGAACTCGCGCATCATCGACACCATCGACATCGGCGAGGACTCCGGTCGCCCCGAGACGCTCGCCGCACTGGAGCGCGAGGGCAAGAAGCGCAAGGCCGCCGGGCGCACCACTCTGCTGTTGTCCAACGCGGACACCTTCAGCCGGATGCTGTCAGACCAGGCCGAGTGGCTGCGCCAGTGGTATGTCGTGCCCGCCGTCGAGGGGACCGTGCTCGACATGGTGGCCGACAAGGTGGAGTTCGCGAAGGTCTGCGAGGAGCTCGACATCCCGACCCCGCGCACCCTGGTGCAGGACTTCTCCGGTGCCGACGCGGCCGGGTGGGAGCCCGCGGCCTTCGACCTGGACTTCCCCGTCGTGGCCAAGCCTGCAGTCGGCGCGGCCTATGAGGGGTTGAAGTTCGAGGGCAAGCAGAAGATCTACAAGGTCGACACCCCTCAGGAGCTCCGCGAGATCTTCGGCCGGGTGCGTGGCGCCGGTTTCCGGGACCGGTTCGTGGTGCAGGAGCTGATCCCCGGCGACGACACCGCCATGCGTTCGATCACGGTCTATATGGACTCCTCCGGCGAGGCCACGCTGCTGGCGACCGCCCAGGTGCTGCTCCAGGAGCACCAGCCCCTGGCGATCGGCAACCCCGCCGCCATGGTCACCACGCCCTTCCCCGAGCTGATGAACCAGGCCGAGCGCTTCCTCAAGCACGTCGGCTATCGCGGCTTTGCCAACTTCGACGTCAAGCTCGACCCGCGCGATGGCGTGATGAAGTTCTTCGAGATGAACCCGCGCATTGGCCGCAACAACTACTACGTGACCGCCGCCGGGGCCAACGTCGCCGAGTTCATCACAACCGACCTGATCGAAAAGCAGTCGCACGACCAGGTCGTCGTGCGCAACGAGGTGCTCTACTCGGTGCTTCCCCAGCCGCTGCTGCGCCGTTATCTCAGCGGCGACGCCAAGTCGCTGCACAAGCGCATCTCGGCCAAGGGGGTGCACCACCCGCTGGTCTACCCCGACAGCCTGTGGCGCAAGGGGTATGTCCTCGCGGCCAAGGCCAACTTCGTGAAGAAGTACGCGAAGTACTACCCGAAGCCCACCGACTCCGGCTTCTAG